A window of Rhipicephalus microplus isolate Deutch F79 chromosome X, USDA_Rmic, whole genome shotgun sequence genomic DNA:
GAAACGTGCTTTCAAGAACCATCTTTGACAAAACTCCTTGCATATAGTCTGGACGGCATTGTGTACTTACCTAGTGTGGGTACGGCCGAATGGACTTGGGGTAGCCAAAGCATTGCCCACTGGTCATGAAGTAGTGTCCGTTAAAGCATCATAATGCCGGACGCTGTCGTCGTTTTTCGCAAAACAGGAAAAACCAAGATTAATAATTtaaaaaaagtggaagaaaacgagaaatataAGCAGAGAGAAGGAAAGGGTAAATGTAAGAAAAATACAAATACtataaatgaagaaagaaaatatagaaattactaaaaaaaacaaaaggaaagaaatTACCAAATAGAAAGAAACATGAAAAGAAATGAAGCTGCGTCATTTCTGAAGGCTTGGCGCAATCCATGGTGCAAGCGTTGCTTATTTTTTTACTAGGATTCCCCAGCTGTCGCAGGCCCTGTGAATTATACCACATGATTCAAGAATTGTTATGTGTAAACGATAACGTAGAGTTAGGCGCGAAACCTGGTGAAAATGGGCTCCTATCGTAGCGGAAAATTCCAAACACGGGCGCACCCATATTCGATTGTCGGATAGCAAAATCACGGCTCACACAAAGAATTGTGTGCTACGGCGCCCGTCTGCGCAGACTTCCAGTTCGAGATGCCGTGCCTCCATGGTACATTCTTGCCAGGTCCATCGATTCCTGCGTGTTCTATGCAACACTGTCGGTGCCCTTTTCTCACAAATGGCTGAATAATACTTTGGAGAGTTATGCAGATTAGTTTATAACAAATGCAATCAACACGAGATAGTTATAATCATGCGAGCTGTTGTTTCTTCATTTAGGCAGAATGCACCTATGGACACATGCTTGTTGTTTTGCTGCGAAGAATTTTATACGCATATTTCGTCACATTCAATGATTTTCTGCATATTATAGCATCACGAATTATCTGCCCATTTGTTTTTATGCTGCTTACCCGTaaaatatttatttgcttttctGTTACGAAGACACTATCGCGTGTTTGATATAGTCAACTGTTTCTTACTCTGAAAAGAAAACGCGCTGGTAGTTTTTTGGCGTTTTTTACGCATTTCCATCTTCATATACGTCAGATCTCGTTATATCACGCACTCAAACGTTGTGTTTAATTATATGCAAAATTCCGCGCACACAACACATAACGCAGCATATCGGCAGTTTACGCTTGCATGTCTGACACAGTTAAGGACACCATACTAGGCTACTCGTTGCTTCAAAAGCTACTCTGATCGTTTTACGTCCCAGGTTACCATTAACAGAGCGACCATTTCGTCCCGTGGGCCTTTTCTTGCTCAGTGGTTTCCATAAATTTGAAACAGTACGCGTACTTCTACTGTGTTCATCAAACGAATGTCGACATTCGACAGCAGGTGTCCATAAGTACGTGTGAAAGATTTTGAAGTGGTCACCATTTGAGCTCGAAATTAGTAAATCAAGGTTGTTCTGAAAAACTTTACTGCATGAATCTAAGCATAATCAAATGCTTCGTTCGAAGCGCGCCTGTTATCGTTCTTTGCGTTTGCCCATTTCCAAATCTCGTTTCGTTCTCTGAATTGCGCGAAATGTCATCTATCCATGTGAAAATTAAACATGAAAAGAAGAGAACACAAGCGGCTACAAATGTGTCAATGAATTACAAATGTCGCCTTCTCTGTTACGCTGCGTAGCTGAGATCTTGAAGCGGCGAAGGGATATGCCTCGAACAGCAAGTACGGCTGCAGAAGACGCCCAATTTTGCTATCCACATATTGAAATCAGTGTGTTTCGTATTCAAAACTGATAATAATGTTAGGACAATGCTAAATAATACTGCTTTGTGTCATAGATAGAGGCACGGAGACAGCAATGTGTTTCAATTGATAATGTTTGCTCAACGCCTGAAGCTCTCGGGTTCGGCGTTCCACAAGGCTTGGCGTTAGGGCCATTATTTTTTCCTTATACCTATAAAGCACACATAGATAAAATAGCGGTCAAAATATTGTTAGGAGATTACTACGTCATTTATCACAAAATTGACAACCTTTTCGCCAACTGAAACAAGCTCTTCAGGACGTTATATATTGGTTTGAAAACTTGAAAACGAGAATTAACCCCCAAACGACGGTTCTCATGAGGATAATTAGAAATATTTGCCGCTACAACATAGCTACAGCTTAAATGAAAGCACCTTATCTGAAGTAAAATCTCTCAAATACCTTGGTGTCTAACTGACATCAGATCTCCGGTGGAATGAGCACGTTtcttacataaaaaaaaagcagcaagtgAACAAGGATTCCTTAGGTGAACTTACCGGCAAGATCCTCAAGGTGTGAAGATATCAGGCTATAGAACCTTTATTCGACCAATCATCGAACACGCATTGACATAGTATGGGACCCTGACACGAAACGAACGTCGTCGAATTGGAAAGTGATCAAAGAAAACGATGAAAATACAGCTGGAGGACATCGGTATGCAGGCTAGTCGAAAGGGCTGAACTAGGATCCCTGGAATTGCGACGTTCAACGGAAAGAGTGCGGTACTGATACAGAAATTTCCCTATTAATTGAATGGAATTTGAAAGGTGTTGGTGACATTTCTCCAGCACAAGCGAGGTTATCACGTCACACACAGAGTGTGTTCAGATATGAAAACAACGGCAAGAATAAACAATAGAAtcgttatttatttatgaatgtaGTTGTAACAGCTCAAGGAGAGCTGTTACAAACGCGAACCATGGTAagtaaaaatatataacaactaTAAAGAGTAATGAAAAATTGAAGGTATAAACGCCATGGCCACTATACTGAGAAGTTACAGTTCATCGGCCTCGTTGTGCAGTGAGCCAGTGGCCTTCACCATAACAAACACCATAATAAACAATGGAGCTTCGGCTAAACAGGCTTAGGAATTTTGTCTTCCAGGCTGGCCAATCTGCTCGTTCTGCTCTCTTCGGTGTCGTCTGCTTTTTCTCGCTGCTGTAATCATCTTAACGCGAACGTACGCCGCTGCTACTTTTATGGCATCCCGTGGACACAGCTGGGCAGCTGCAGATGCTGATGACGCAGGTGGCGCTGGTCACGAAGCGGCTGCGTGCAATGCTCTGCGGTCGCACAGCGTGGCCCACGGAGCAGAAAGAGTGCAGGGGGTCCACTGCAACAGGAAAGTAAATTCATAATTATTCTGGTCCTTGAAAGGATAGAAAAAATAAAGGACAATCTGTAGTGAACTGAAATGCCATTGAGCCATGCCTTTGAGTTTTAAAAATATATACAATGAAAAGCACAATTTCATGGACAAACTCGATTATATAAGGCAAACCTATCCATCATGGCGGAGAAAGAAGGTAGAACAGGCAATTTAGCTATAAAATATAACTCATTTCCCCAATTACATCTCATGCTGTGTGATCAACTTGCTGCCACTCGCATTCTTTCTCTCCGAAATTACCACCTCACCAACCACAGTAGGAAAACTCACGGAATCTGTTACGAAGATACGTGGCAAAATTAGAATAAAGAAAGGAGCACTGTCAGACATGATTATCAAGAAAAAATCAATTATGACACCTGCACGTTTCCACAGCAATTATATCACGCAATTTGGTGAACGCTTATGCCAGGAATAAATAATTCTGAAGTCTATTTGACCACACTGCTGCTTAATTGCATCATTCGTTACACTTATCTTTTTTATCATGTATAGCAATCTAATGCACcatgttttattttctttagctCAGTCCCTTTATTCCAAATGGTTTTTGCGGCGTTTCGTTTTTTGTGAATCAGCACCATGAAAAGGTAAACAGGGGTGCAAATTCCGCAATTATACATCTCTATAAAGACCAAATATATTGTTAAATATGCAACTCCAAAGTAATTCATTTTAATATAGAGAAAATAATAGGTTACAGCAGCATGCACAAGTTTGCGTAAACACGTGTTGAAAAAACAGTGTTAGTTTTGTCGGTATATTTCTTTGCCCAATTTTGTAGAGGTTGCCTCGTGTTATCCAGAACATGCTATACACTACATTTACAAGGTAGTTACTAAGCAAGCATATCAGTAGGTTActctgtttttttgttgttgttgttgttaagcgTCCTAAAATAGGTTTGAAGACATTCGCATTAGATACAGTGGTTTTCTTAATTCTTAGTGAATAATAGAAGCTGCCTAGAATACGGAAAGCGCAAGACAGTATTATTTTGatgcgagagaaagagagatactTTGCACGACGCATCACGCTATCTGGGTGAGCCAAATCACGTTCACGTGGCTATTACAACTGTTTGCACGGTCGGTATGTGCGAAAACAGCCAACTCACCCTTCACCGTTGGGAGCCTTTGCAGTGTCGCCGCCATTCCTGACGGTGCCAGAAGAGCGGTGGGACAACAAAGATGCGAGGACGGAGCACCAATACCAAGGCCTGGCACCGCTTGAGTCTCCAGCAAAGGGTAGTGGTATGGCAGGCTGGTCCTCTTCTGCCGAGTCCAGAAACCCGTCGAAAAACGCAGCATGCTGCTCAAACTTCCACCGGGAAACCTGGTGAGGTGTGCCCTTGCAACGACGAAAGAAGACTTTGTTCACAGATGAAGGCGCCTTGATCGTCAAGGCGGATGGCTCCGCGTTCACGCAGCCGGTAGAAGCAGAGTCGTCACTGATGCGTTCGATATTGGCTCCTAAAATTCACAGAGACGGGAATGAGGTTTGCCTAGTTGCAGGATAAAACCTCTAACATGCGTCGTTATCTCGtgcacgatcgaatgaagaactgcgcttcttcttcttcttttactTCGACGAGAGCCTCTCGCGCCACCGACCAGCGTCACTTTTGATAACAATGATGTTAGTGAACACACAGCAACATATTGCGTAACCGCTAGTTCGTGTACCATTTTTATATATTATTTACGattcgtgttttttttgtttcactgaaACACCATTGGATGCTTTTAAATACATAACAAACTAACTTAAAGATCCCACCAACCGGTTCTTTGTGGAAGACCCCCCGGCGGCGAGTGCCAGCAAtggaagaagatcatcatcatcatcatcataagacCCGCAGTGGCTGACTGTAACGAAACATAGCCCATAGACGTTTCGCTCAGAAATATTCCTAATAATTAAATTTCCGGCAGAACCCCTGTATTTCAGGGAGCAACCTAATGAGGCGCACTCAGCGCGTGGCTGATACGCCGCATAATGAGCTGAGCCCTGGTCCTCCATG
This region includes:
- the LOC142776879 gene encoding uncharacterized protein LOC142776879, with amino-acid sequence MLRFSTGFWTRQKRTSLPYHYPLLETQAVPGLGIGAPSSHLCCPTALLAPSGMAATLQRLPTVKVDPLHSFCSVGHAVRPQSIARSRFVTSATCVISICSCPAVSTGCHKSSSGVRSR